One stretch of Niallia sp. XMNu-256 DNA includes these proteins:
- a CDS encoding YjcZ family sporulation protein, giving the protein MGQAYGGGFALIVVLFILLIIVGAAWL; this is encoded by the coding sequence ATGGGTCAAGCTTACGGTGGAGGATTCGCGTTAATCGTAGTTCTTTTCATCTTATTAATCATCGTTGGAGCAGCATGGTTATAA
- a CDS encoding YjcZ family sporulation protein, which yields MGHFHNRGFALIVVLFILLIIVGASFY from the coding sequence ATGGGACATTTTCATAACAGAGGTTTCGCGTTAATCGTAGTATTGTTCATCTTACTAATTATCGTTGGAGCTTCCTTCTACTAA